One window of Fusarium keratoplasticum isolate Fu6.1 chromosome 2, whole genome shotgun sequence genomic DNA carries:
- a CDS encoding BZIP domain-containing protein, whose protein sequence is MLSQTLFPQSSSMQNSSANGASTQEQHLRAQLELLKNHDATSPSSAPPGARDLRNPPLQPAPARPSNGFDHLAAPQDAVRAIAAKGEAEAHIHPELRARPNHAPTANMMPIAPPSGHSPGATAGPSAAPIAPAPQIPGPIDEMPGDGRKAKRELSQSKRAAQNRAAQRAFRQRKEGYIKKLEQQVRDYMEMEQSFKTMQSENYALREYVIHLQSRLLDVHGEFPPPPPNVNLQPAPPTSGPAPSVPEPAPSNPAVGTPLEAVAQAVAGLAAQEQMAERQQYTGNQFKPEPAAEDTRTAEEINRQLQQPEEPAQQPAA, encoded by the exons AGCAGCATCTGCGCGCACAGCTCGAACTCCTCAAGAATCACGACGCGACGTCGCCTTCGTCGGCACCTCCTGGCGCTCGCGACCTCAGGAACCCGCCGCTGCAGCCTGCTCCTGCGCGGCCATCGAATGGATTCGACCACCTGGCCGCTCCTCAAGACGCTGTTCGGGCTATAGCCGCTAAAGGCGAGGCTGAAGCTCACATTCATCCTGAGCTCCGCGCCCGACCCAACCACGCGCCAACCGCAAACATGATGCCCATTGCGCCCCCGTCTGGACATAGTCCAGGGGCTACTGCTGGTCCTTCTGCCGCACCCATTGCTCCCGCGCCGCAGATCCCTGGCCCGATAGACGAGATGCCAGGCGATGGCCGCAAGGCGAAGCGGGAGTTGTCCCAGTCAAAGCGCGCAGCCCAAAACCGAGCCGCTCAA AGAGCTTTCCGACAGCGCAAGGAGGGAtacatcaagaagctcgagcaACAAGTTCGCGACTACATGGAGATGGAACAGTCCTTCAAAACTATGCAGTCAGAGAATTACGCCCTTCGCGAATATGTCATCCACCTGCAATCGCGACTGCTGGATGTTCACGGCGAATTCCCCCCACCTCCACCTAATGTCAACCTTCAACCGGCGCCACCAACTTCGGGACCCGCGCCGAGCGTTCCTGAGCCGGCACCTAGTAATCCTGCCGTGGGAACACCTCTCGAGGCCGTCGCGCAGGCCGTGGCCGGCCTTGCGGCTCAGGAGCAGATGGCTGAGCGACAGCAGTACACGGGTAATCAATTCAAGCCTGagcccgccgccgaggacaCGCGGACAGCGGAGGAGATCAACAGACAACTACAACAACCCGAGGAGCCTGCACAACAACCCGCGGCTTGA